Proteins from one Mugil cephalus isolate CIBA_MC_2020 chromosome 15, CIBA_Mcephalus_1.1, whole genome shotgun sequence genomic window:
- the stoml3b gene encoding stomatin (EPB72)-like 3b produces the protein MEMEDQMESQKRRGMSKDDLISERTGSLGCIGWFIVILSGIFSFLLFPITIWFCLKIVQEYERAVIFRLGRITDRKAKGPGIFFVLPCTDSFVKVDLRTVSFDIPPQEILTKDSVTICVDGVVYFRVSDPIASVANVSNADFATRLLAQTTLRNVLGTKNLAEVLSDREGIAHSMQVNLDEATDNWGIKVERVEIKDVKLPTQMQRAMAAEAEAAREARAKVIAAEGEMNASRALKEASLVIAESPSALQLRYLQTLNTIAAEKNSTIIFPLPMDIISHFIKK, from the exons ATGGAAATGGAGGACCAGATGGAAAGCCAGAAGAGGCGAGGGATGAGCAAAGATGATCTAATAT CTGAACGGACAGGGTCTTTGGGCTGCATTGGCTGGTTCATCGTCATCCTCTCTGGCATCTTCAGCTTTTTGCTCTTTCCCATCACCATCTGGTTCTGTCTGAAG ATCGTTCAGGAGTATGAGCGCGCTGTTATTTTCAGACTGGGCCGTATCACAGACAGGAAGGCTAAAGGACCAG gaattttctttgttttgccgTGCACCGATTCCTTTGTGAAAGTGGATCTGCGAACCGTTTCATTTGACATCCCGCCACAAGAG ATCCTGACCAAGGACTCGGTCACCATTTGTGTGGACGGTGTGGTGTACTTTAGGGTCAGTGACCCCATCGCGTCTGTGGCCAACGTGAGCAATGCGGACTTTGCCACCCGTCTGCTGGCTCAAACCACCCTCAGAAACGTCCTGGGAACTAAGAACCTTGCCGAGGTCTTGTCTGACCGCGAGGGCATCGCTCACAGCATGCAG GTAAACCTGGATGAGGCCACAGACAACTGGGGCATCAAAGTGGAGCGCGTGGAGATAAAAGATGTGAAGCTGCCAACTCAGATGCAGAGGGCCATGGCTGCTGAAGCGGAAGCAGCGCGAGAAGCCAGGGCGAAG GTGATTGCGGCAGAGGGTGAGATGAACGCATCTCGTGCCCTGAAGGAGGCGTCCCTGGTGATCGCGGAGTCCCCGTCGGCCCTGCAGCTCCGCTACCTGCAGACTCTCAACACCATCGCGGCCGAGAAGAACTCCACCATCATCTTCCCCCTGCCCATGGACATCATTAGTCACTTCATAAAGAAGTGA
- the mtus2a gene encoding microtubule-associated tumor suppressor candidate 2 isoform X1 — MSVPTSFQGLRVNVDRGEKIGSKTQIQFTQPGDDNANQLPLISDQEGQGLTDDTGYSPSSIPPLVSQSDSPDKLVIWDSEHQCMGPEIRDFELLECQEIHAFLGSQEEDEEEDGGGSLRDGRDEGPMSISSCSTASSASTGARRNDNDGNKVEGRTRRGKEAQNRVACHSTEELDACVTSSVDKRDTRSGRQRGKGGLKESKSETNVFVSSLSAVSLSGSLSSALDTSGQASLVYPNANNSTSAQTRRRPTPGPVDANQNCPQTNPQEKHGCPQYGSQDQRHEGNQHRRGLSSDGVLGQRRKAGFEERVLPPRRQQLVRPLCQTEMGRGRSLAEPTIQQTETGQPHNPSLGSHSNGSNIKFQRSSLREPSDFSHLYNACGVFQLRQPSQREAAPVEKQPATTAQHSSSPSNPSALEKTPQTQLTYRRNCSSPNRTSVESRSSTPPHSPLRTPQGSPRRQASMYLVSRNASGVVRHIPSGCNPAVLTSAQGYGNSCLRAPVKSNISTSGIPKAPLNNQQSTHSSPRESSPSPKLKPKGVRPKIITYVRKNPQFKPQAADGPYQVSSLPSRLSMYTNSQTPKDPSKPDAETRAAPVLSASNLLYDKYRQEMQTNIFPQGMLNKSIRAPGHTNTVPPAHTHSHTAPPKLGSKADNFYGAPSEVGRPMGFKGGSAEEALQSRTAAQAGGSGSLLRSGRGLRLGLGAVTRTATGSAKGRGSTQGQRSAPVFSQPVQPVSPAPAASQKGQDNRDHQFVAHQAAAPSPAPAAPVQPQASASASASASASRSLLPKSSQSGLRPPGYSSSRLPAGRLAAFGFVRSSSVSSVSSAHSVDSTQSDPCRTAHRLSVSEEPPLHRVATGPASTDHQRGAPCRSNSLQPPSTPALPRRYLPPQPRSSPGVVRKEFQRSSEVTRSLPSSPKRLAVVPPKPQSPVQSGQRPAAAVRGSAPSGSPLRVAPLRPQQEQQESLQKEKEEAQRKERERQAEEREKEEQREEVQRLQGRCEQQERQLKALRDELKMTSLGLEAFIITTQHYCLKSKTTEENQRQLSQEMQKIREEMAFNSVRCERLKREKSALEVAFERELQELQVQQEAELAAVEEGLRKCHSAETEHLRVEHRSEMEELRTQQQEQMEEITVSHRAAIQELRDMHNITMATLHEEHARTMRDLRKAHEQQKALLEEEFEKLRLSLQDQVDTLTFQNQTLRDKAKRFEEALRRSTDEQIVDALAPYKHIEQDLKSLKEVVEMKNQQIHQQEKKISDLEKVQAQKNVFLEEKVQVLQQQNEDLKARIEMNLVLSRQLSEENANLQDSVEKESTEKKRLSRNNEELLWRLQTSPLMSPASSPLHRSFSTSPAPSSPLFSSSPVAGCDSPTHCHGCPQQAQYCSPSHRANQNMSPGPATPTHRAAVNQNYSPGPGTPTHRAGRCNANACLSSLQR; from the exons ATGAGCGTTCCGACTAGTTTCCAGGGACTGAGAGTCAACGttgacagaggagaaaagatTGGAAGTAAAACCCAGATCCAGTTCACCCAGCCTGGGGATGATAACGCCAATCAGTTACCTTTAATCAGTGATCAGGAAGGACAAGGGTTGACTGATGACACGGGGTACAGCCCAAGCTCCATTCCTCCTTTGGTCTCTCAGAGTGATTCCCCAGATAAGTTGGTGATCTGGGACTCGGAGCACCAATGCATGGGACCGGAGATCAGAGACTTTGAGCTTTTGGAGTGTCAGGAGATACACGCATTTTTGGGAAgtcaggaggaggacgaggaagaagaTGGCGGGGGAAGTTTACGCGATGGAAGAGACGAGGGTCCCATGTCCATATCCTCATGTTCAACTGCCAGCTCCGCTTCAACCGGCGCGAGGAGAAACGACAACGATGGCAACAAGGTGGAGGGCAGAACACGCAGGGGCAAAGAGGCGCAGAATAGGGTCGCCTGCCATAGCACCGAAGAGCTAGACGCGTGTGTGACGAGCTCAGTGGACAAAAGGGACACCAGGTCAGGCAGGCAGAGAGGGAAGGGTGGTCTGAAGGAGTCCAAGTCTGAGACCAACGTGTTTGTGTCCAGCCTGTCAGCTGTTTCCCTCAGCGGAAGCCTGTCTAGTGCTCTGGATACTAGCGGACAAGCGTCTCTCGTCTATCCCAACGCCAACAACTCTACCTCAGCTCAGACCAGAAGAAGGCCAACTCCTGGCCCTGTAGATGCCAATCAGAACTGTCCACAGACGAATCCTCAGGAGAAACATGGCTGTCCTCAGTACGGCAGCCAGGATCAGAGGCATGAGGGAAATCAACATAGAAGAGGACTCTCCTCTGATGGGGTGCTGGGCCAAAGGAGAAAGGCTGGGTTTGAGGAGAGGGTGCTGCCGCCACGACGGCAGCAACTCGTCAGACCCCTGTGTCAGACGGAGATGGGGAGAGGGCGGAGCTTAGCCGAGCCCACCATTCAACAAACCGAGACAGGGCAACCCCACAACCCGTCTCTAGGTTCACACAGTAATGGGTCGAACATAAAGTTTCAAAGGTCGTCTTTACGCGAGCCGTCGGATTTCTCACACCTGTACAACGCGTGTGGAGTCTTTCAGCTTAGACAACCGTCCCAGAGGGAGGCGGCACCAGTGGAAAAACAGCCAGCTACGACTGCTCAGCATAGCTCCAGTCCCTCAAACCCTTCCGCTTTGGAGAAGACACCCCAGACTCAGCTGACATACAGGAGGAATTGCTCCAGTCCCAACAGGACTAGCGTTGAATCCAGATCATCCACACCTCCGCACTCCCCTCTCAGGACACCCCAGGGCTCACCACGCAGGCAAGCCTCCATGTACCTCGTTTCCAGGAATGCCTCTGGAGTAGTTAGACACATCCCATCAGGATGCAACCCTGCTGTATTGACATCAGCTCAGGGCTATGGCAACAGTTGCTTGAGAGCACCAGTCAAATCTAATATAAGCACAAGTGGAATCCCCAAAGCGCCTCTTAACAACCAGCAGAGCACCCACAGCTCCCCCAGGGAGAGTTCCCCATCACCCAAACTTAAACCTAAAGGAGTTCGCCCCAAAATCATTACCTACGTCCGAAAGAACCCTCAGTTTAAGCCCCAGGCTGCAGACGGACCGTATCAGGTGTCATCTCTGCCATCCAGACTCTCAATGTACACCAACAGCCAAACACCTAAAGACCCGTCCAAGCCTGACGCGGAAACGAGAGCAGCCCCAGTCCTTAGTGCCTCCAACCTGCTGTATGACAAGTACCGCCAAGAGATGCAGACGAACATTTTCCCGCAAGGAATGCTGAACAAGAGCATCAGAGCTcctggacacacaaacaccgtcccccctgcgcacacacacagccacacggCACCCCCGAAGCTGGGCAGCAAAGCGGACAACTTCTACGGGGCGCCGTCGGAG GTGGGAAGACCCATGGGCTTTAAAGGCGGCTCTGCCGAGGAGGCGCTGCAGTCCAGGACGGCTGCTCAGGCCGGAGGGAGCGGCAGCCTCCTGCGCTCTGGCAGAGGTCTGCGTCTGGGTCTGGGGGCCGTCACCAGGACGGCTACAGGCTCAGCCAAGGGCAGAGGGTCCactcagggtcagaggtcagcacCGGTCTTCAGTCAACCAGTCCAGCCAGTCAGCCCAGCCCCAGCGGCCAGTCAGAAGGGCCAAGATAACAGAG ATCACCAGTTTGTCGCCCATCaagctgctgctccttctcctgctccggCAGCACCAGTCCAGCCCCaggcctctgcctctgcctccgcctccgcctccgcctccaggTCTCTGCTTCCCAAATCAAGCCAGTCGGGCCTGCGACCCCCGGGCTACAGCTCCAGCCGCCTCCCCGCCGGCCGCCTGGCGGCCTTCGGCTTCGTCAGGAGCTCCAGCGTGTCCTCCGTCTCCTCGGCCCACTCCGTCGACAGCACGCAGAGCGACCCCTGCAGGACGGCGCACC GTCTGAGTGTGAGCGAGGAGCCTCCTCTTCACAGGGTGGCCACAGGCCCTGCTTCCACGGATCACCAGAGAGGGGCGCCATGTCGCAGCAACAGCCTCCAGCCGCCCTCCACCCCGGCGCTCCCCAGGCGCTACCTGCCACCTCAGCCCAGAAGCTCTCCCGGAG TCGTCCGGAAGGAGTTTCAGCGGAGCTCAGAGGTCACGCGCTCCCTCCCGTCGTCCCCCAAGAGGCTGGCAGTGGTTCCTCCCAAACCTCAGTCGCCAG TCCAGTCCGGGCAGCGGCCCGCGGCGGCGGTGCGGGGGTCGGCCCCCTCGGGGTCGCCTCTTCGCGTGGCCCCCCTGAGGCCGCAGCAGGAACAGCAGGAGAGCctgcagaaggagaaagaggaggctcagcggaaagagagggaaaggcaagcggaggagagggagaaggaggagcagagggaggag GTTCAGAGGCTGCAGGGACGCTGCGAACAGCAGGAGAGGCAGCTGAAAGCTCTCAGAGATGAGCTGAAGATGACTTCCCTGGGTCTAGAAGCTTTCATCATCACCACCCAGCATTACTGCCTCAAG agTAAAACTACAGAAGAAAATCAAAGGCAGTTGTCCCAGGAAATGCAGAAGATCAGAGAGGAGATGG CATTCAACTCGGTGCGCTGCGAGAGACTGAAGAGGGAAAAATCAGCCCTGGAGGTGGCCTTCGAGCGAGAGCTGCAGGAGCTCCAGGTGCAGCAGGAGGCAGAGCTGGCTGCCGTGGAGGAAGGGCTCCGGAAGTGTCACTCAGCGGAGACGGAGCACCTGAGGGTGGAGCATCGGTcggagatggaggagctgaggactCAGCAACAGGAGCAG ATGGAGGAGATCACAGTCAGCCACCGGGCGGCCATTCAGGAGCTGAGAGACATGCACAacatcaccatggcaacgctGCACGAGGAGCACGCCCGTACCATGAGAG ATTTAAGGAAAGCACACGAGCAGCAGAAGGCGCTTCTGGAGGAAGAATTTGAGAAACTCAGGCTTTCTCTACAG GACCAAGTGGATACTTTAACATTTCAAAACCAGACTTTAAGGGATAAAGCCAAACGCTTCGAGGAGGCTCTGAGGCGGAGTACAGACGAGCAAATAGTT GACGCTCTGGCTCCATACAAACACATCGAGCAGGACCTGAAGAGCctgaaggaggtggtggagatgaAGAACCAGCAGATACAtcagcaggagaagaaaatctCCGACCTGGAGAAAGTG CAGGCTCAGAAGAACGTGTTCCTCGAGGAGAAGGTGCAggttctgcagcagcagaacgAAGATCTGAAGGCTCGGATCGAAATGAACCTCGTCTTGTCCAG GCAACTGTCGGAGGAGAACGCCAACCTCCAGGACTCCGTGGAGAAGGAGAGCACCGAGAAGAAGCGTCTGAGCCGGAACAACGAGGAGCTGCTGTGGCGTCTCCAGACCAGCCCCCTCATGtcccccgcctcctccccgCTGCACcgctccttctccacctccccGGCGCCGTCGTCCCCGTTGTTCTCCTCCTCGCCGGTGGCGGGGTGCGACTCCCCCACTCACTGCCACGGCTGTCCCCAGCAAGCTCAGTACTGCTCTCCCTCCCACAGAGCCAACCAGAACATGTCCCCCGGGCCGGCCACGCCCACTCACAGGGCGGCGGTCAATCAGAATTACTCCCCCGGCCCGGGCACCCCCACACACAGGGCCGGCCGCTGCAACGCCAACGCTTGTCTAAGCTCCCTGCAGAGATAA
- the mtus2a gene encoding microtubule-associated tumor suppressor candidate 2 isoform X2 — translation MSVPTSFQGLRVNVDRGEKIGSKTQIQFTQPGDDNANQLPLISDQEGQGLTDDTGYSPSSIPPLVSQSDSPDKLVIWDSEHQCMGPEIRDFELLECQEIHAFLGSQEEDEEEDGGGSLRDGRDEGPMSISSCSTASSASTGARRNDNDGNKVEGRTRRGKEAQNRVACHSTEELDACVTSSVDKRDTRSGRQRGKGGLKESKSETNVFVSSLSAVSLSGSLSSALDTSGQASLVYPNANNSTSAQTRRRPTPGPVDANQNCPQTNPQEKHGCPQYGSQDQRHEGNQHRRGLSSDGVLGQRRKAGFEERVLPPRRQQLVRPLCQTEMGRGRSLAEPTIQQTETGQPHNPSLGSHSNGSNIKFQRSSLREPSDFSHLYNACGVFQLRQPSQREAAPVEKQPATTAQHSSSPSNPSALEKTPQTQLTYRRNCSSPNRTSVESRSSTPPHSPLRTPQGSPRRQASMYLVSRNASGVVRHIPSGCNPAVLTSAQGYGNSCLRAPVKSNISTSGIPKAPLNNQQSTHSSPRESSPSPKLKPKGVRPKIITYVRKNPQFKPQAADGPYQVSSLPSRLSMYTNSQTPKDPSKPDAETRAAPVLSASNLLYDKYRQEMQTNIFPQGMLNKSIRAPGHTNTVPPAHTHSHTAPPKLGSKADNFYGAPSEVGRPMGFKGGSAEEALQSRTAAQAGGSGSLLRSGRGLRLGLGAVTRTATGSAKGRGSTQGQRSAPVFSQPVQPVSPAPAASQKGQDNRDHQFVAHQAAAPSPAPAAPVQPQASASASASASASRSLLPKSSQSGLRPPGYSSSRLPAGRLAAFGFVRSSSVSSVSSAHSVDSTQSDPCRTAHRLSVSEEPPLHRVATGPASTDHQRGAPCRSNSLQPPSTPALPRRYLPPQPRSSPGVVRKEFQRSSEVTRSLPSSPKRLAVVPPKPQSPVQSGQRPAAAVRGSAPSGSPLRVAPLRPQQEQQESLQKEKEEAQRKERERQAEEREKEEQREEVQRLQGRCEQQERQLKALRDELKMTSLGLEAFIITTQHYCLKSKTTEENQRQLSQEMQKIREEMAFNSVRCERLKREKSALEVAFERELQELQVQQEAELAAVEEGLRKCHSAETEHLRVEHRSEMEELRTQQQEQMEEITVSHRAAIQELRDMHNITMATLHEEHARTMRDLRKAHEQQKALLEEEFEKLRLSLQDQVDTLTFQNQTLRDKAKRFEEALRRSTDEQIVDALAPYKHIEQDLKSLKEVVEMKNQQIHQQEKKISDLEKVAQKNVFLEEKVQVLQQQNEDLKARIEMNLVLSRQLSEENANLQDSVEKESTEKKRLSRNNEELLWRLQTSPLMSPASSPLHRSFSTSPAPSSPLFSSSPVAGCDSPTHCHGCPQQAQYCSPSHRANQNMSPGPATPTHRAAVNQNYSPGPGTPTHRAGRCNANACLSSLQR, via the exons ATGAGCGTTCCGACTAGTTTCCAGGGACTGAGAGTCAACGttgacagaggagaaaagatTGGAAGTAAAACCCAGATCCAGTTCACCCAGCCTGGGGATGATAACGCCAATCAGTTACCTTTAATCAGTGATCAGGAAGGACAAGGGTTGACTGATGACACGGGGTACAGCCCAAGCTCCATTCCTCCTTTGGTCTCTCAGAGTGATTCCCCAGATAAGTTGGTGATCTGGGACTCGGAGCACCAATGCATGGGACCGGAGATCAGAGACTTTGAGCTTTTGGAGTGTCAGGAGATACACGCATTTTTGGGAAgtcaggaggaggacgaggaagaagaTGGCGGGGGAAGTTTACGCGATGGAAGAGACGAGGGTCCCATGTCCATATCCTCATGTTCAACTGCCAGCTCCGCTTCAACCGGCGCGAGGAGAAACGACAACGATGGCAACAAGGTGGAGGGCAGAACACGCAGGGGCAAAGAGGCGCAGAATAGGGTCGCCTGCCATAGCACCGAAGAGCTAGACGCGTGTGTGACGAGCTCAGTGGACAAAAGGGACACCAGGTCAGGCAGGCAGAGAGGGAAGGGTGGTCTGAAGGAGTCCAAGTCTGAGACCAACGTGTTTGTGTCCAGCCTGTCAGCTGTTTCCCTCAGCGGAAGCCTGTCTAGTGCTCTGGATACTAGCGGACAAGCGTCTCTCGTCTATCCCAACGCCAACAACTCTACCTCAGCTCAGACCAGAAGAAGGCCAACTCCTGGCCCTGTAGATGCCAATCAGAACTGTCCACAGACGAATCCTCAGGAGAAACATGGCTGTCCTCAGTACGGCAGCCAGGATCAGAGGCATGAGGGAAATCAACATAGAAGAGGACTCTCCTCTGATGGGGTGCTGGGCCAAAGGAGAAAGGCTGGGTTTGAGGAGAGGGTGCTGCCGCCACGACGGCAGCAACTCGTCAGACCCCTGTGTCAGACGGAGATGGGGAGAGGGCGGAGCTTAGCCGAGCCCACCATTCAACAAACCGAGACAGGGCAACCCCACAACCCGTCTCTAGGTTCACACAGTAATGGGTCGAACATAAAGTTTCAAAGGTCGTCTTTACGCGAGCCGTCGGATTTCTCACACCTGTACAACGCGTGTGGAGTCTTTCAGCTTAGACAACCGTCCCAGAGGGAGGCGGCACCAGTGGAAAAACAGCCAGCTACGACTGCTCAGCATAGCTCCAGTCCCTCAAACCCTTCCGCTTTGGAGAAGACACCCCAGACTCAGCTGACATACAGGAGGAATTGCTCCAGTCCCAACAGGACTAGCGTTGAATCCAGATCATCCACACCTCCGCACTCCCCTCTCAGGACACCCCAGGGCTCACCACGCAGGCAAGCCTCCATGTACCTCGTTTCCAGGAATGCCTCTGGAGTAGTTAGACACATCCCATCAGGATGCAACCCTGCTGTATTGACATCAGCTCAGGGCTATGGCAACAGTTGCTTGAGAGCACCAGTCAAATCTAATATAAGCACAAGTGGAATCCCCAAAGCGCCTCTTAACAACCAGCAGAGCACCCACAGCTCCCCCAGGGAGAGTTCCCCATCACCCAAACTTAAACCTAAAGGAGTTCGCCCCAAAATCATTACCTACGTCCGAAAGAACCCTCAGTTTAAGCCCCAGGCTGCAGACGGACCGTATCAGGTGTCATCTCTGCCATCCAGACTCTCAATGTACACCAACAGCCAAACACCTAAAGACCCGTCCAAGCCTGACGCGGAAACGAGAGCAGCCCCAGTCCTTAGTGCCTCCAACCTGCTGTATGACAAGTACCGCCAAGAGATGCAGACGAACATTTTCCCGCAAGGAATGCTGAACAAGAGCATCAGAGCTcctggacacacaaacaccgtcccccctgcgcacacacacagccacacggCACCCCCGAAGCTGGGCAGCAAAGCGGACAACTTCTACGGGGCGCCGTCGGAG GTGGGAAGACCCATGGGCTTTAAAGGCGGCTCTGCCGAGGAGGCGCTGCAGTCCAGGACGGCTGCTCAGGCCGGAGGGAGCGGCAGCCTCCTGCGCTCTGGCAGAGGTCTGCGTCTGGGTCTGGGGGCCGTCACCAGGACGGCTACAGGCTCAGCCAAGGGCAGAGGGTCCactcagggtcagaggtcagcacCGGTCTTCAGTCAACCAGTCCAGCCAGTCAGCCCAGCCCCAGCGGCCAGTCAGAAGGGCCAAGATAACAGAG ATCACCAGTTTGTCGCCCATCaagctgctgctccttctcctgctccggCAGCACCAGTCCAGCCCCaggcctctgcctctgcctccgcctccgcctccgcctccaggTCTCTGCTTCCCAAATCAAGCCAGTCGGGCCTGCGACCCCCGGGCTACAGCTCCAGCCGCCTCCCCGCCGGCCGCCTGGCGGCCTTCGGCTTCGTCAGGAGCTCCAGCGTGTCCTCCGTCTCCTCGGCCCACTCCGTCGACAGCACGCAGAGCGACCCCTGCAGGACGGCGCACC GTCTGAGTGTGAGCGAGGAGCCTCCTCTTCACAGGGTGGCCACAGGCCCTGCTTCCACGGATCACCAGAGAGGGGCGCCATGTCGCAGCAACAGCCTCCAGCCGCCCTCCACCCCGGCGCTCCCCAGGCGCTACCTGCCACCTCAGCCCAGAAGCTCTCCCGGAG TCGTCCGGAAGGAGTTTCAGCGGAGCTCAGAGGTCACGCGCTCCCTCCCGTCGTCCCCCAAGAGGCTGGCAGTGGTTCCTCCCAAACCTCAGTCGCCAG TCCAGTCCGGGCAGCGGCCCGCGGCGGCGGTGCGGGGGTCGGCCCCCTCGGGGTCGCCTCTTCGCGTGGCCCCCCTGAGGCCGCAGCAGGAACAGCAGGAGAGCctgcagaaggagaaagaggaggctcagcggaaagagagggaaaggcaagcggaggagagggagaaggaggagcagagggaggag GTTCAGAGGCTGCAGGGACGCTGCGAACAGCAGGAGAGGCAGCTGAAAGCTCTCAGAGATGAGCTGAAGATGACTTCCCTGGGTCTAGAAGCTTTCATCATCACCACCCAGCATTACTGCCTCAAG agTAAAACTACAGAAGAAAATCAAAGGCAGTTGTCCCAGGAAATGCAGAAGATCAGAGAGGAGATGG CATTCAACTCGGTGCGCTGCGAGAGACTGAAGAGGGAAAAATCAGCCCTGGAGGTGGCCTTCGAGCGAGAGCTGCAGGAGCTCCAGGTGCAGCAGGAGGCAGAGCTGGCTGCCGTGGAGGAAGGGCTCCGGAAGTGTCACTCAGCGGAGACGGAGCACCTGAGGGTGGAGCATCGGTcggagatggaggagctgaggactCAGCAACAGGAGCAG ATGGAGGAGATCACAGTCAGCCACCGGGCGGCCATTCAGGAGCTGAGAGACATGCACAacatcaccatggcaacgctGCACGAGGAGCACGCCCGTACCATGAGAG ATTTAAGGAAAGCACACGAGCAGCAGAAGGCGCTTCTGGAGGAAGAATTTGAGAAACTCAGGCTTTCTCTACAG GACCAAGTGGATACTTTAACATTTCAAAACCAGACTTTAAGGGATAAAGCCAAACGCTTCGAGGAGGCTCTGAGGCGGAGTACAGACGAGCAAATAGTT GACGCTCTGGCTCCATACAAACACATCGAGCAGGACCTGAAGAGCctgaaggaggtggtggagatgaAGAACCAGCAGATACAtcagcaggagaagaaaatctCCGACCTGGAGAAAGTG GCTCAGAAGAACGTGTTCCTCGAGGAGAAGGTGCAggttctgcagcagcagaacgAAGATCTGAAGGCTCGGATCGAAATGAACCTCGTCTTGTCCAG GCAACTGTCGGAGGAGAACGCCAACCTCCAGGACTCCGTGGAGAAGGAGAGCACCGAGAAGAAGCGTCTGAGCCGGAACAACGAGGAGCTGCTGTGGCGTCTCCAGACCAGCCCCCTCATGtcccccgcctcctccccgCTGCACcgctccttctccacctccccGGCGCCGTCGTCCCCGTTGTTCTCCTCCTCGCCGGTGGCGGGGTGCGACTCCCCCACTCACTGCCACGGCTGTCCCCAGCAAGCTCAGTACTGCTCTCCCTCCCACAGAGCCAACCAGAACATGTCCCCCGGGCCGGCCACGCCCACTCACAGGGCGGCGGTCAATCAGAATTACTCCCCCGGCCCGGGCACCCCCACACACAGGGCCGGCCGCTGCAACGCCAACGCTTGTCTAAGCTCCCTGCAGAGATAA